The Paludisphaera rhizosphaerae genome includes a region encoding these proteins:
- a CDS encoding type I polyketide synthase: MAIIGMSCLFPGANGLDAFWRNILGKVDAVSDPPPEARETEQYFDPDSQDGDRVYCKRGGYLGSLAAFDPLSHGIPPIAVGGEPDQWLSLQLARDALADAGCLQMDEAVRRKTAVILGKGTYLNGGNAIAVQHGLVVNQTLEILKTLRPEYTDEQLQALRVELKRALPPFNPETMPGLVPNIIVGRIANRLDLMGPSYTVDAACASSLVAVRHAMQSLTSGECDVALAGGSQVWIPMPTLSIFCQLGALSRRQRISPFGEEADGTLLGEGIGMVVLKRLRDAERDGDRIYAVVRSVGVASDGRGLSVMAPRVEGEELALRRAYDAAGISPSTVGLIEAHGTGTPVGDVVEVQALSRVFGARDGDLARCALGTVKSMISHTIPAAGVAGIIKSALSLYHKVLPPTLHCEKPNPKLELEKTPFYLNSEVRPWIQGAAEPRRAGVNAFGFGGINAHAVLEEYVQESVPGKDLSRHIPQWEAEVCILGADSPAALIEVVRHLMTRLGTDGDIPAESTRIADLAFSLNTDLTTSGEPTPSRLAIVASSAVDLKDKLGRAEKKLSAPGGCRQIRDGSGIYYNSEPMAREGKLAFLFPGEGSQYPNMLADLCLHFPEVRECFDQIDRVYYDHPRGYVPSDHIFPRPGHARGESRVEERLWEIAGAVEAVLTANQAQLTLMKGLGLRPDVIVGHSTGEFSALRAAGIFDPDKEEFSELSLKLYKNYEEASRAGVPRAVLLAVGADRERVEAIGKEAGGEIYVAMDNCPHQAVLVGGDEVSERALAIVKQQGLMCEALNFDRAYHTPLFAPYVDHLKQIFDEAQILPAKVPIYSCTTAAHYPEDPDEIRKLMVDHWLMPVEFRKTVETLYEDGVRIFVEVGPRGNLSSFVEDILRGRRFCAVPANVPRRSGILQLNHLVAILSAQGVDLDLGFLYKRRDVKRVEESKRSVPSRSPRAAMKLVTGFPAMRVSSEFAGRLRAESPESTRPPVPPHHLPDAVAAVVSAGGEAAPAEKSEAAEPSANVVQDIPSTNAAPYANATTDASSRRPVGRAREALVGQQSSSMVEDFLQTMNEFLDVREPQDDGSRAPARSESSRPMEQPRPRGKTAFPLLGSVLAGTPGEEIVARRVFDPATDLFLRDHTLGRDVSIADPDLLGLPVMPLTMSMEVMAEAAAFVAPGQKVVGFRNLRAFRWIAFDEGPQELQVTARRQPGTEDRVVVQLRNLSEDRRSDAPALSPSIEATVILAGAYPSPSPRDATTSIGGRASRLRTESLYSDVMFHGPAWRGVASVDRVADGGSAATLRVLPFDGMIAGRPEPDFALDPILLDAAGQVIGFWTAERLTSGKVIFPSGLESLELFGPSPQAGDLLPCEATIKLEGERRVRSDIDVAAADGRPLVRIRGWEDWRFDLPDTFQALILPARRDISEPWPEPVESFPSARSFACRRLGSVLPPDLGLWRRVWAHQVLCRAEREEFRRLVGPERRQVEWLAGRTAAKEAARDLLRTHLGLEPPLADIEIRVDDRGRLGVGGPWEGELDGELVVSISLDTHLTVALAGILPAPGRSVDNAGSFLGIHAESLRPRRDEALEPNLTAEELHLLLDGPLDRLDEWRFRCRCAKKAVAKALGKEATDESRSVSVAGVAEEAEAVLVRLGDRLAGDHPRLAEEPLVVFTARHGRSVVATTLCQGIGSAEMQTAGPDPEMR; encoded by the coding sequence GTGGCCATCATTGGGATGTCGTGCCTCTTCCCTGGGGCCAACGGGCTGGATGCGTTCTGGCGAAACATCCTCGGCAAGGTCGACGCCGTGTCGGATCCTCCCCCGGAGGCACGCGAGACCGAGCAATACTTCGATCCCGACTCGCAGGACGGTGACCGCGTCTACTGCAAGCGGGGGGGGTATCTTGGGTCGCTGGCGGCCTTCGACCCGCTCTCTCACGGCATTCCGCCCATCGCCGTCGGCGGCGAGCCCGACCAGTGGTTGTCGCTTCAACTGGCCCGCGACGCCCTGGCCGACGCCGGCTGTCTCCAGATGGATGAAGCGGTCCGGCGCAAAACGGCCGTGATCCTCGGCAAGGGGACGTACCTCAACGGCGGCAACGCGATCGCAGTCCAGCACGGACTGGTCGTGAACCAGACGCTGGAGATCCTCAAGACGCTGCGACCCGAGTACACCGACGAGCAGTTGCAGGCCCTCCGCGTTGAGTTGAAGAGGGCGCTGCCGCCGTTCAACCCGGAAACGATGCCCGGCCTGGTCCCGAACATCATCGTCGGGCGGATCGCCAATCGACTCGACCTGATGGGCCCGAGCTATACCGTCGACGCCGCCTGCGCGTCGTCGCTGGTCGCGGTTCGGCATGCGATGCAATCCCTGACGAGCGGCGAGTGCGACGTCGCGTTGGCCGGGGGATCCCAGGTCTGGATCCCGATGCCCACGCTCAGCATCTTTTGCCAGCTCGGCGCTCTCTCTCGACGCCAGAGGATCAGCCCCTTCGGCGAAGAAGCCGACGGTACTCTGCTGGGCGAGGGGATCGGCATGGTCGTGCTGAAACGGCTCCGCGACGCGGAACGCGACGGCGATCGGATCTACGCGGTCGTCCGCTCGGTGGGAGTGGCCAGCGACGGACGGGGCCTCAGCGTGATGGCGCCTCGCGTCGAGGGAGAGGAACTCGCGCTACGTCGCGCGTATGATGCGGCCGGGATTTCACCCAGCACGGTCGGGCTAATCGAGGCCCACGGTACCGGCACGCCCGTAGGCGACGTGGTCGAGGTTCAGGCTCTCTCCCGAGTCTTCGGCGCCCGCGACGGGGATCTCGCCCGATGCGCCCTGGGGACGGTCAAGTCGATGATCAGCCACACCATCCCAGCGGCTGGGGTGGCCGGGATCATCAAGTCCGCTCTCTCGCTCTATCACAAGGTTCTCCCCCCGACGCTGCATTGCGAGAAGCCTAACCCGAAACTGGAACTCGAGAAGACTCCCTTCTACCTCAACTCCGAGGTGCGGCCCTGGATCCAGGGAGCGGCCGAGCCTCGGCGAGCGGGCGTGAACGCCTTCGGCTTCGGCGGCATCAATGCGCACGCCGTGCTGGAGGAATACGTCCAGGAGTCGGTGCCAGGCAAAGACCTCTCTCGTCACATCCCGCAATGGGAGGCTGAGGTCTGCATCCTGGGGGCAGACTCGCCCGCCGCCTTGATCGAGGTCGTCCGCCACCTGATGACCCGTCTGGGGACCGATGGCGACATCCCGGCGGAGTCCACGCGTATCGCCGACCTCGCCTTCTCGCTCAATACCGACCTGACGACCTCCGGAGAGCCCACGCCCAGCCGCCTGGCGATCGTGGCCTCCTCGGCAGTCGATCTGAAGGACAAACTCGGCCGAGCCGAGAAGAAGCTGTCAGCCCCCGGCGGCTGTCGTCAGATCCGTGACGGTTCGGGGATCTACTACAATTCCGAGCCGATGGCCCGCGAGGGGAAGCTTGCTTTCCTGTTCCCCGGCGAAGGGTCGCAGTACCCAAACATGCTGGCCGACCTCTGCCTCCATTTCCCCGAGGTCCGTGAGTGCTTCGACCAGATCGACCGAGTCTACTACGATCACCCTCGCGGCTACGTCCCAAGCGACCATATCTTCCCGAGGCCTGGGCACGCCCGCGGCGAAAGCCGGGTGGAGGAGCGTCTCTGGGAGATCGCGGGGGCCGTTGAAGCCGTCCTGACAGCCAACCAGGCCCAGTTGACGCTCATGAAGGGACTGGGGCTTCGGCCGGACGTGATCGTTGGTCACAGCACGGGCGAGTTCTCGGCCCTCCGCGCCGCAGGCATCTTCGACCCAGACAAGGAAGAGTTCTCCGAGCTGAGCTTAAAGCTCTACAAGAACTATGAGGAGGCCTCTCGCGCCGGCGTGCCCCGGGCCGTGCTCCTCGCGGTTGGAGCCGATCGAGAGCGGGTCGAGGCCATTGGCAAGGAGGCTGGGGGTGAGATCTACGTGGCCATGGACAACTGCCCTCATCAGGCCGTCCTGGTCGGGGGAGACGAGGTGTCCGAGCGGGCCCTGGCGATTGTGAAGCAGCAGGGTCTCATGTGCGAAGCGCTCAATTTCGACCGTGCCTACCACACGCCCCTGTTCGCCCCTTACGTCGACCACTTGAAGCAGATCTTCGACGAGGCGCAGATCCTCCCGGCCAAGGTCCCGATCTATTCATGCACCACGGCCGCTCATTATCCGGAGGATCCGGATGAGATCCGCAAGCTGATGGTCGACCACTGGCTGATGCCGGTCGAATTCCGCAAGACCGTCGAGACTCTCTATGAGGACGGGGTGCGGATCTTCGTCGAGGTCGGTCCTCGCGGGAATCTCAGTTCGTTCGTCGAGGACATTCTCCGCGGCCGTCGGTTTTGCGCTGTGCCCGCGAACGTCCCACGACGCTCAGGGATCCTTCAACTCAACCACCTCGTCGCGATCCTGAGCGCGCAGGGCGTGGACCTTGACCTGGGTTTCCTCTACAAGCGTCGGGACGTCAAGCGAGTCGAGGAGTCGAAGCGATCGGTTCCGAGCCGGTCTCCGCGGGCCGCGATGAAGCTCGTCACGGGATTTCCGGCCATGCGGGTCTCCTCCGAGTTCGCTGGTCGGCTTCGGGCTGAATCGCCCGAGTCCACACGCCCGCCTGTTCCCCCGCACCATCTCCCCGACGCCGTAGCCGCAGTCGTGTCAGCCGGGGGAGAAGCAGCGCCGGCCGAAAAGTCCGAGGCCGCCGAGCCGTCGGCGAATGTCGTGCAAGACATACCGTCGACGAACGCCGCTCCGTACGCGAACGCGACGACCGATGCGTCGTCGAGGCGACCCGTCGGCCGGGCTCGAGAGGCCCTCGTCGGCCAGCAGTCGTCTTCGATGGTCGAGGACTTCCTCCAGACCATGAACGAGTTTCTCGACGTCCGTGAGCCTCAGGACGACGGCAGTCGAGCTCCCGCCAGGTCCGAGTCGTCCAGGCCGATGGAGCAGCCTCGACCCCGCGGCAAGACGGCCTTTCCGCTGCTCGGTTCAGTCCTCGCCGGAACTCCGGGCGAGGAGATCGTCGCCCGCCGCGTCTTCGATCCGGCGACAGATCTATTCCTTCGCGACCACACGCTGGGACGCGACGTCTCGATAGCCGATCCAGACCTGCTGGGCCTGCCCGTGATGCCATTGACCATGAGCATGGAAGTCATGGCCGAGGCTGCGGCTTTCGTGGCCCCGGGGCAGAAGGTCGTCGGATTCCGGAACCTGCGAGCGTTCCGCTGGATCGCGTTCGACGAGGGGCCGCAGGAATTGCAGGTGACGGCGCGCCGGCAGCCGGGAACGGAGGACCGGGTCGTCGTCCAGCTTCGCAACCTCTCGGAGGACCGACGCTCCGACGCCCCCGCACTCAGCCCTTCGATCGAGGCGACAGTGATCCTGGCTGGAGCGTATCCGTCGCCGTCCCCTCGGGACGCGACGACATCGATCGGCGGCCGAGCTTCGCGGCTGCGGACGGAGAGTCTCTACTCCGACGTCATGTTCCACGGACCGGCCTGGCGAGGAGTGGCGTCCGTCGACCGCGTCGCCGATGGTGGATCGGCGGCGACGCTTCGAGTCCTTCCCTTCGATGGCATGATCGCCGGTCGTCCTGAGCCGGATTTCGCCCTGGACCCGATCCTGCTCGATGCGGCCGGTCAGGTCATCGGGTTCTGGACGGCTGAGCGACTGACCTCCGGAAAGGTGATCTTTCCATCGGGCCTGGAATCGCTCGAGCTCTTCGGACCTTCGCCCCAGGCGGGAGACCTTCTCCCCTGTGAGGCGACGATCAAGCTGGAGGGGGAGCGGCGCGTTCGATCGGACATCGACGTCGCCGCGGCCGACGGCCGGCCGCTGGTTCGGATTCGAGGCTGGGAAGACTGGCGGTTCGATCTCCCCGATACGTTCCAGGCGCTCATCCTGCCGGCGCGGAGAGACATCTCCGAGCCCTGGCCCGAGCCGGTCGAGTCGTTTCCAAGCGCGCGGTCGTTCGCCTGCCGAAGGCTCGGCTCGGTCCTTCCTCCCGATCTCGGGCTCTGGCGTCGGGTCTGGGCTCATCAGGTCCTTTGTCGGGCGGAGCGCGAGGAGTTTCGGCGGCTTGTCGGCCCTGAAAGGCGGCAGGTCGAGTGGCTCGCCGGACGCACCGCCGCGAAGGAAGCGGCCCGCGACCTGCTTCGGACGCATCTCGGGCTGGAGCCGCCGCTGGCCGACATCGAAATCCGCGTCGACGATCGCGGCCGGCTTGGCGTCGGCGGCCCTTGGGAAGGAGAACTGGACGGGGAACTGGTGGTGTCGATCTCGCTCGACACGCATCTGACGGTCGCCCTGGCTGGAATCCTCCCAGCGCCGGGGAGGTCCGTGGATAACGCCGGCTCCTTCCTTGGAATCCACGCTGAATCGCTGAGACCTCGCCGCGACGAGGCCCTCGAACCGAACCTGACAGCCGAGGAGCTTCACTTGCTCCTCGACGGACCGCTCGATCGCCTGGACGAATGGCGATTCCGATGCCGGTGCGCCAAGAAGGCCGTCGCAAAGGCCCTTGGGAAAGAGGCGACCGACGAGTCCCGATCGGTCTCGGTCGCCGGCGTGGCCGAGGAAGCTGAGGCGGTGCTCGTCCGGCTGGGCGACCGACTGGCCGGGGACCACCCTCGGCTTGCGGAGGAGCCGTTGGTGGTCTTCACGGCCCGCCACGGCCGATCGGTGGTCGCGACGACTCTTTGCCAGGGAATCGGCTCGGCGGAAATGCAGACGGCGGGACCCGACCCGGAGATGCGATGA